In Salvelinus namaycush isolate Seneca chromosome 15, SaNama_1.0, whole genome shotgun sequence, a genomic segment contains:
- the LOC120059977 gene encoding fibronectin type III domain-containing protein 5-like — MNFCKSYLFSTLIQCHHISFFVADSLAAPVNVTIKALKANSAVVTWDIPEGDPVIGFAITQQKKDVRMLRFIQEVNTTTRSCALWDLAEETDYIVHVQSISMSGPMSPHSEPLRFRTPKEAETQASKSKDEVTMEEVGAQLRAGEFIIIVVVLIMWAGVIALFCRQYDIIKDNEPNNNKDKAKTSSECSTPEHPTGGLLRSKFPKNNNNNNRTPSVNIIEL, encoded by the exons ATGAATTTTTGCAAATCCTATctgttttccacattgattcaatgtcACCACATATCATTTTTTGTGGCGG ACAGCTTGGCGGCTCCTGTCAATGTGACCATCAAGGCTCTGAAGGCCAACTCTGCCGTGGTGACATGGGACATCCCCGAGGGGGACCCCGTCATCGGCTTCGCCATCACACagcag AAAAAGGATGTGCGCATGCTACGCTTCATCCAGGAAGTGAACACCACCACCCGCTCCTGTGCATTATGGGACTTGGCGGAGGAGACCGACTACATTGTGCACGTGCAGTCCATCAGCATGAGTGGGCCCATGAGTCCGCACAGCGAACCCCTGCGCTTCCGCACGCCCAAGGAGGCCGAGACACAGGCCTCCAAGAGTAAAG ACGAGGTGACCATGGAGGAAGTGGGAGCTCAGCTGAGGGCGGGGGAGTTCATCATTATCGTGGTGGTGCTGATCATGTGGGCAG gtGTGATCGCTCTCTTCTGCCGTCAGTATGACATCATCAAAGACAACGAGCCCAACAACAACAAGGACAAAGCCAAGACCTCATCAGAGTGCAGTACTCCGGAGCACCCAACGGGGGGGCTGTTGCGCAGTAAG TTCCCCaagaacaataacaacaacaaccgCACGCCATCTGTGAACATCATCGAGCTGTGA